In Eleginops maclovinus isolate JMC-PN-2008 ecotype Puerto Natales chromosome 10, JC_Emac_rtc_rv5, whole genome shotgun sequence, the following proteins share a genomic window:
- the lsm12b gene encoding protein LSM12 homolog A isoform X1, which produces MAAPGPGEYFSVGSHVSCLTCLGQRLQGEVVAFDYQSKMLTLKCASSSGKPNLNDVILINLAYVSDVDIINDRTETPPPLASLNVSKLANRARTEKEDKLSQAYAISAGVSVEGQQLFQTIHKTIKDCKWQEKNIIVMDDVVISPPYQVENCKGKEGSALSHVRKIVEKHFRDVESQKTMQRSQAQQTQKDSTLSS; this is translated from the exons ATGGCGGCTCCTGGACCGGGGGAGTATTTCAGCGTCGGGAGCCATGTCTCTTGCCTCACCTGCTTGGGCCAACGTCTGCAAGGAGAAGTGGTCGCGTTTGACTACCAGTCCAAGATGTTAACTCTGA AATGTGCTTCCTCCAGCGGCAAGCCGAACCTCAACGACGTCATCCTGATCAACTTAGCCTATGTTTCCGATGTGGACATCATTAATGACCGCACCGAGACTCCACCCCCACTAGCATCACTGAATGTTAGCAAG CTTGCCAATCGAGCACGGACAGAAAAGGAGGACAAGCTGTCCCAAGCCTATGCAATCAGTGCTGGGGTTTCTGTGGAGGGCCAACAGCTATTCCAGACGATTCACAAAAC CATCAAAGACTGTAAATGGCAGGAGAAGAACATTATTGTGATGGACGACGTCGTAATCTCGCCGCCTTACCAGGTTGAGAACTGCAAAGGCAAAGAGGGAAGCGCTTTAAGTCATGTACGCAAAATA GTTGAGAAACATTTTAGAGACGTGGAAAGTCAGAAGACCATGCAACGTTCACAAgcacagcaaacacagaagGACTCCACTTTATCTTCTTGA
- the gngt2b gene encoding guanine nucleotide-binding protein G(I)/G(S)/G(O) subunit gamma-T2b, whose amino-acid sequence MARDMSDKEILKMELEQLKKEVNTPRTPVTANCAEIVTFVEELLPNDPLIKGVPDDKNPYKGDKGGCIVT is encoded by the exons ATGGCTCGGGATATGTCAGATAAGGAAATCCTAAAAATGGAGCTGGAGCAGTTGAAGAAGGAAGTTAACACACCTAGGACACCA GTGACTGCAAACTGTGCGGAGATTGTTACATTTGTTGAGGAACTGCTGCCTAATGATCCGCTGATTAAGGGTGTTCCAGATGACAAGAACCCCTACAAGGGAGACAAGGGAGGCTGTATAGTAACATAG
- the LOC134871223 gene encoding reticulon-4 receptor-like 2: MAVSCSMLRVLLLLLLLLHPGMGSMLCPSPCFCYESSDLVDCRSRALVRVPPSVPHGTWLLDLRGNMLTEVHSRSFMGLWSLKILLMSNNSIQTLQPQSLSSLQFLERLALSFNQLRWLPQDFSQSLSSLKELQLDHNLLLHLDSPSLRDLENLRKLDLSYNRIWTLDVGAFSSLSRLSLLNLEGNRLNALTDGLLSRQQSLEVLLLSYNNISMIQTEALAPLRSLTLLSLRGNQLEHIRFKTFLKLQTISTHLQMSHNRWTCDCELQRDFSKIHYVRHLHVDDYKDIICHSPDQQAGSSLASMDTQLCIAETASVLVITITVMLAVIGALVKAERNSKKNVQTVTEEDSESPEK, translated from the exons ATGGCCGTCAGCTGCTCGATGCTCCGtgtgctgcttctgctgctgcttcttctccACCCAGGGATGGGCTCCATGCTCTGTCCCAGCCCCTGCTTCTGCTACGAGTCCTCTGACCTGGTTGACTGCCGGTCCCGGGCCCTGGTCCGGGTTCCTCCCAGCGTCCCCCACGGGACCTGGCTGCTGGACCTGAGGGGGAACATGCTGACTGAAGTGCACAGCAGGTCCTTCATGGGGCTGTGGTCTCTGAAGATCCTCCTGATGTCCAACAACAGCATCCAAACCCTGCAACCACAG TCTCTGTCGTCCCTGCAGTTCCTGGAGAGGCTGGCCTTGAGTTTTAACCAGCTGCGGTGGCTCCCTCAAGACTTCTCTCAGAGTCTGTCCTCCCTCAAGGAGCTGCAGCTGGACCACAACCTACTACTGCACCTTGACTCTCCTTCCCTGAGGGATTTGGAAAACCTGAGGAAACTGGACCTCAGTTATAATCGCATCTGGACATTAGATGTCGGGGCTTTCAGCAGCCTGTCTCGCCTGAGCCTCCTGAACCTGGAGGGGAACCGGCTGAACGCGCTGACGGACGGGCTGCTGAGCCGGCAGCAGAGCCTGGAGGTGCTTCTGCTCAGCTACAACAACATCTCCATGATCCAAACCGAAGCTCTGGCCCCACTGcgcagtctgactctgctgaGTCTCCGTGGGAACCAGCTGGAACACATCAGGTTCAAGACCTTCTTGAAGCTTCAGACCATCTCCACCCACCTTCAGATGTCCCACAACCGCTGGACCTGTGACTGCGAGCTGCAGCGAGACTTCTCCAAGATCCATTACGTTCGACACCTGCATGTGGACGACTACAAGGACATCATCTGCCACTCTCCTGATCAACAAGCCGGGAGCTCTCTGGCATCTATGGACACCCAGCTGTGTATCGCTGAGACAGCATCCGTGCTCGTCATCACCATCACCGTGATGCTGGCGGTGATCGGGGCCCTGGTCAAGGCAGAGCGCAACAGCAAGAAAAACGTGCAAACTGTGACTGAGGAGGACTCCGAGAGTCCCGAAAAATGA
- the lsm12b gene encoding protein LSM12 homolog A isoform X2 — translation MAAPGPGEYFSVGSHVSCLTCLGQRLQGEVVAFDYQSKMLTLKCASSSGKPNLNDVILINLAYVSDVDIINDRTETPPPLASLNVSKLANRARTEKEDKLSQAYAISAGVSVEGQQLFQTIHKTIKDCKWQEKNIIVMDDVVISPPYQVENCKGKEGSALSHVRKILLKLMDTAPPNSIFGKL, via the exons ATGGCGGCTCCTGGACCGGGGGAGTATTTCAGCGTCGGGAGCCATGTCTCTTGCCTCACCTGCTTGGGCCAACGTCTGCAAGGAGAAGTGGTCGCGTTTGACTACCAGTCCAAGATGTTAACTCTGA AATGTGCTTCCTCCAGCGGCAAGCCGAACCTCAACGACGTCATCCTGATCAACTTAGCCTATGTTTCCGATGTGGACATCATTAATGACCGCACCGAGACTCCACCCCCACTAGCATCACTGAATGTTAGCAAG CTTGCCAATCGAGCACGGACAGAAAAGGAGGACAAGCTGTCCCAAGCCTATGCAATCAGTGCTGGGGTTTCTGTGGAGGGCCAACAGCTATTCCAGACGATTCACAAAAC CATCAAAGACTGTAAATGGCAGGAGAAGAACATTATTGTGATGGACGACGTCGTAATCTCGCCGCCTTACCAGGTTGAGAACTGCAAAGGCAAAGAGGGAAGCGCTTTAAGTCATGTACGCAAAATA TTACTGAAACTGATGGACACAGCCCCCCCAAACTCCATCTTTGGAAAGCTGTAG
- the tmem101 gene encoding transmembrane protein 101, with translation MAAPSRKQTLRFLSQLGAFILTRFGFWNCFTMLMLFAERADSKRKPDIHVPYLYVDMGVAVLCASFMSFGVKRRWFAMGAAIQLAVSTYASYAGEQVHYGDWLKVRMYSRALAITGGFMVMASGAGEVYRQKARSRSLQSTGQVFLGVYLICMVYSLQHSKEDRMAYLNHIVGGEITLVLLEVLFGLLALAFLSGWYIRLAAQILAVMLPLVILFIDGNLGYWHNSRKVEFWNQMKLIGHNVGIFGAVLILATDG, from the exons ATGGCAGCTCCCAGTAGGAAGCAGACTTTAAGGTTTCTAAGCCAGCTAGGAGCATTTATTTTGACCCGGTTCGGGTTTTGGAACTGCTTCAccatgttgatgttgtttgCTGAACGAGCAGACTCAAAAAG GAAACCAGACATCCATGTCCCGTACCTGTATGTGGACATGGGGGTTGCAGTGCTGTGTGCCAGCTTCATGTCGTTTGGGGTAAAGAGGAGGTGGTTTGCAATGGGCGCCGCCATACAACTGGCCGTCAGCACGTACGCATCGTATGCTGGAGAACAAGTGCATTACGGGGACTGGCTGAAG GTACGGATGTATTCCAGAGCACTGGCCATTACTGGAGGCTTTATGGTTATGGCCAGCGGGGCGGGGGAGGTGTACAGACAGAAAGCTCGCAGCAGATCCCTGCAGTCTACTGGCCAAGTTTTCCTGGGGGTCTACCTCATCTGCATG GTGTACTCGCTTCAGCACAGCAAAGAGGACAGGATGGCCTATCTGAACCATATCGTGGGAGGGGAGATCAcgctggtgctgctggaggtTTTGTTCGGGCTGCTGGCTCTGGCATTCCTCTCCGGCTGGTACATCCGCTTGGCGGCGCAGATCCTGGCAGTCATGCTCCCCCTGGTGATCCTGTTCATTGACGGCAACCTGGGCTACTGGCACAACTCTCGCAAGGTGGAGTTTTGGAACCAGATGAAGCTGATCGGGCACAATGTGGGTATCTTCGGCGCGGTGCTGATCCTGGCTACTGACGGTTGA
- the si:ch1073-13h15.3 gene encoding inactive all-trans-retinol 13,14-reductase, whose protein sequence is MMWLLIFLAWLVIWAGGTYWYLFGKKSPFSLESVRPPGPREFDQKKRDKVIKQGFSLDKVPQNLDVIVIGSGIGGLTAAATLAKAGKRVLLLEQHDQAGGCCHTYIEKGFEFDVGLHYIGQVHENSLLRIAFDQISEGQLEFQELNQHFDTIMIGQGEEKREYTIFSGKTEMKAHLMKQFPDDTEAIETFFNIMKVSARKTHYLATLKLIPQWVSLFLLKSGIGNFLTPVFRLSGTCATDLVNTLTSNKDLHVIFSYLFYGVPPKDSSILINALLIHHYKRGAYYPKGGASEIAFHIIRTIQKYGGNCLVRAPVTGILVNDKGAAYGVKVRKGQEELEVHAPVVVSNCGVFTTFQKLLPPEIQVKTGIQERLNMMKHGRGSFLVFSGFDGTQEELGLESTNFWLFKNNDMDKSMEEFFALSQEEAPDNIPMMFITMPSSKDPESKIRHPGKSCMTILTMVKYEWFEEWKDTSVRKRGDEYYNYKMRFAKNLFDWACTLFPKIKDKLVFQDVATPLTNNHYLGAQRGAMYSAEHNLDRFQAETVARNRCNTPVKNLYISGQDVFSCGIAGALHGGLLCASAVLDHIVYIDLLFLKKKLKRRKARELTELDKKKLQ, encoded by the exons ATGATGTGGCTATTGATCTTCTTAGCGTGGCTTGTTATATGGGCCGGTGGCACATACTGGTACCTGTTTGGGAAAAAGAGCCCTTTCTCCCTGGAGTCCGTGAGACCCCCTGGACCTCGAGAGTTTGATCAGAAGAAGAGGGACAAAGTCATCAAGCAAG GTTTCAGCCTTGACAAAGTGCCCCAGAACCTGGATGTGATTGTCATCGGGAGCGGTATCGGTGGTCTGACAGCTGCAGCGACACTGGCCAAAGCAGGGAAGAGagtcctgctgctggagcaACATGACCAGGCTGGAGGCTGCTGCCACACCTACATAGAGAAAGGCTTTGAGTTTGATGTTG GGCTTCACTACATTGGTCAGGTCCATGAGAACAGTCTATTGCGCATCGCCTTCGATCAAATCTCTGAGGGCCAGTTGGAATTCCAAGAGCTAAATCAACATTTTGACACAATCATGATAGGCCAGGGAGAGGAAAAACGGGAGTACACAATCTTCTCGGGGAAAACTGAGATGAAAGCCCATCTGATGAAGCAATTCCCCGATGACACAGAGGCCATCGAGACATTCTTCAACATCATGAAG GTCTCTGCTAGGAAGACTCACTACCTGGCAACTCTAAAGCTGATCCCGCAGTGGGTGTCTTTATTCCTGCTGAAGTCTGGCATTGGAAACTTCCTCACCCCGGTCTTCCGCCTCTCTGGGACATGTGCAACAGACTTGGTGAACACCCTGACCAGCAATAAGGATCTGCACGTcatcttttcttatcttttctATG GCGTGCCTCCAAAGGACTCCAGTATTCTCATCAACGCTCTCCTGATTCATCACTACAAACGAGGTGCCTACTACCCTAAAGGCGGTGCCAGTGAGATCGCCTTCCACATCATCCGAACCATCCAGAAATATGGAGGAAACTGCCTGGTGAGAGCTCCTGTCACCGGGATCCTGGTTAATGACAAGGGAGCAGCTTATG GTGTGAAAGTGAGGAAAGGTCAGGAGGAATTGGAGGTTCATGCTCCTGTGGTTGTTTCAAACTGTGGCGTCTTCACCACCTTCCAGAAACTTCTTCCCCCTGAGATTCAAGTAAAGACAG GTATTCAGGAAAGGCTGAACATGATGAAACATGGCAGAGGATCGTTCTTGGTCTTCTCCGGGTTTGATGGGACTCAAGAGGAGTTGGGCCTCGAGTCCACCAACTTCTGGCTGttcaaaaacaatgacatgGACAAATC gatGGAGGAATTCTTTGCATTGAGCCAAGAGGAAGCACCAGATAATATTCCCATGATGTTCATCACAATGCCATCTTCCAAAGACCCAGAATCCAAAATAAGACACCCTG GAAAGTCCTGCATGACAATACTGACAATGGTCAAGTACGAATGGTTCGAGGAATGGAAAGACACTTCTGTACGCAAAAGGGGCGACGAATACTACAACTACAAAATGAGATTTGCTAAAAACCTCTTTGACTGGGCCTGTACTTTGTTCCCCAAAATCAAAGACAAG TTGGTTTTCCAGGACGTGGCGACCCCACTGACAAACAACCACTATCTGGGTGCCCAGCGTGGAGCCATGTACTCTGCTGAGCATAACCTTGATCGTTTCCAAGCAGAGACTGTGGCGAGGAACAGGTGCAACACCCCCGTCAAAAACCTCTACATCTCAG GCCAAGACGTGTTCAGCTGTGGGATAGCAGGCGCTCTGCATGGTGGTCTCCTCTGCGCCTCTGCGGTGTTGGATCACATCGTCTACATTGACTTGCTCTTCCTCAAGAAGAagctgaagaggaggaaagcCAGAGAGCTGACAGAGCTGGATAAGAAGAAACTGCAGTGA
- the g6pc3 gene encoding glucose-6-phosphatase 3 has product MEDVHTQGIWMAESLQKRTMSQEKIWLVITHIGDPKAAFLLVFPFTYFLSKRAGVAVLWVAAISEWLNLVFKWMLFGERPFWWIGESRLFVDKEPNVRQFSSTCETGPGSPSGHAMVTAAVWWVVVSTLGSFLYSRTHSVVLSAAPYLLYVVMLVAVGISRIFILAHFPHQVIAGSITGFILGVVLSRRVPEGRPLLFFFCFSIGLLIGTLLLHAGLQQLGVDLSWSITLAKKWCSRAEWIRLDTAPFSSLTRDCGALLGLGLAQYWKPGGWHLPWAPRALSLAISSMGLYHVNRLPLPVRPQGLFYGLFFIKFVIVPQVVMVLVPGLVYLFTNKKKKD; this is encoded by the exons ATGGAGGACGTTCACACCCAAGGCATCTGGATGGCTGAAAGTCTCCAGAAGAGGACGATGAGCCAAGAAAAAATATGGCTGGTTATCACTCATATTGGAGATCCCAAAGCAGCATTTCTGCTCGTCTTTCCTTTCACATATTTCCTCAGCAAACGAGCTGGAGTAGCTGTGCTTTGGGTAGCAGCTATATCGGAGTGGTTAAACTTGGTGTTTAAATG GATGCTGTTTGGAGAAAGGCCATTCTGGTGGATAGGGGAATCACGTCTGTTTGTCGACAAAGAACCAAACGTCCGCCAGTTTTCCTCAACATGTGAAACAGGCCCAG GGAGTCCATCGGGACATGCGATGGTGACAGCAGCGGTCTGGTGGGTCGTGGTGTCCACACTGGGGTCCTTCCTGTACTCCCGTACTCACAG TGTGGTGTTATCGGCTGCTCCCTACCTGCTGTATGTGGTGATGCTGGTGGCAGTTGGAATATCCAGGATCTTCATCCTCGCCCACTTCCCTCATCAGGTCATTGCTGGTTCCATCACAG GGTTCATTCTGGGGGTTGTCCTGAGCCGCAGAGTTCCAGAAGGTCGCCCCCTgctgttcttcttctgcttcagCATCGGCCTGCTGATCGgcactctgctgctgcatgctggACTGCAACAGCTGGGAGTGGACCTCTCCTG GTCTATTACTTTGGCCAAGAAATGGTGCAGCCGTGCAGAATGGATTCGTTTGGACACAGCTCCgttctcctctctgactcgAGACTGCGGGGCCCTCCTGGGTTTGGGGCTGGCCCAGTACTGGAAGCCTGGAGGATGGCATCTGCCTTGGGCCCCCCGGGCTCTGTCTCTGGCCATTTCTTCCATGGGACTGTACCACGTCAACCGCCTGCCGCTCCCGGTGCGACCACAAGGTCTCTTCTATGGCCTGTTCTTCATCAAATTCGTCATTGTGCCTCAGGTTGTCATGGTGCTTGTGCCCGGACTGGTTTACCTTTTCACgaacaaaaagaagaaggacTAG